In Biomphalaria glabrata chromosome 8, xgBioGlab47.1, whole genome shotgun sequence, the genomic window tctaatgaaagaatgtacgtcacAATTCTAAATTTGCAGATATAAAGAACGaagttttatgtaaaaaaaaaattttgttacacaaatttgaagcttaatttgattaaaaaatgaaatcaatagactaaattttaattttcatgtGTGAAAGCaaaaaactatatgtgcaaagtgtagttcttaaaattagatgtagatctaaatcctttcgatcttttcttaTTTCAGTAtggtaaacatagcctagattCATAAAATACCATACTTTCATGGAgttattcaactttttttttttttttttgagggtcttaagtttgatttagggctacaatacatacactacggtctaagttaatACCCAaagaacatttctgccaagttttatcaagattggtcaaacggttttgatttctatttggcacatacatacgccttacattctactttatagtataaaaagatatatatatatatacctaggtattttgagtttttagtctatGATGTTACTGGCTTACCATGGATAAgtggtatttatttgttttagtttttagttaCTTTTTATGACTGAAATTTTTCTAGGTGAAAAGACATGCTCCAGTTTAatttcccatttctgtaattcatctaattctctttgtaaaatttctgtatcatGTGTTGTTTTTACTGTTCTTAAATGCAATGGTCTGCTAAttatctgacttttgttcctgaaataATGCAATTTTGTTATATCATTTCTGTAAATTAAAACTATTAGTGGACTTAGTACTGTTAtagaggtacacctgagtttgctgttattggtgttgatttagagctatttattattacagtttgtctccctatcagaaaatcctgaATCTGTTGATGTAATGAACCATCAATGccaagatattttaattttttaagcaagcttTGGTAGTAGTAGATAGTAAACACATGATCTGTGACTGTTAGACTGTCACTGTATATATAGATCAATGCTGTGTATGtatatttgactttttttttattctagtttTTCACTACTTTATAATGGATTGAAACTATTGCTTAGTGCTTACACTGTTCTGATTAtcatcaaaatatataaaaagttcatttttgaatgaattgaataaaaaaaaaacaacaagtatttttttttattttcatttagttGATGTTGTTTATCTGTATAGTAATACTAGATGTGACTGCTTTAATTCAGGTGTAGACTAAAAAATGGTATTCATTATTCCTGATATTAATTCATCTGGAGTGATCATAATAAAGcttacttttgtgtgtgtgtgtgtgtgctatttTAAATCATCTATGTAATGATTTCTTGTCTTAGTatgtaaaaaatttaatagtatgcaaacattttaatagtattttctataaaaatcCCTCAAGAATTTGCACTTTGCTTTGTATTTGACACTtctgtattgtttttttgttttttttttagtttgatgtTTTTGTTAAGCACTCATTAAGAACACTGGATCAAAATTTACAATCGAGTTTGCAGAGTAGATTTACTACTTTGGTAAGTGTTCTCAATATTTGTtgtctagaccaggggtcggcaaccttttgagtcggaagagccaaaaattacaatttacaagaTTTCGaggtttttaaagagccacaaagttttttcttgccaactataaatagttctcacacaatgaattttttttaataaaaaaaaatcaaattcatATACAAGTAGGctagtgtttttcacaacaaattagataatatttaaatgacattattagataattattttttatttcgataACAACTAAAACAGCTAAACATTTACTTAAAACACCAACTTGTACTTCACTAACAAACAATTGAACAATGGGAGCAATGATTTtacatggttttagaaagtttggatacatttggctcgTATGGTAACAtgatgtttttagtttcaaacacgactctaaattttcatttgttagttggcttcttactttaccttgctcgcacgaatatgtcgatccaaAGATAGTCAGCACTTCAAATGTCAACTTCTTCAcctcactgtagcaatctggaagattaTTTCATGTGGCGCACCTTTTAaggctgtccacttttgttgcgttacgtacttacatttctggacctccatCTCTTACAGCTTGTATTTCAATTCTGTAAATTTTCCACTtcacaaagctttactttttaaatcgatcaatcGTATTTCTAGAGATCCTGTATCAATCCCATACCTTCTAGTGTGGATTTCGtgactatttgtgttgagatggtgtactaggaatgctagaatagttttgttggttttgaattgctcaaatctgtcaagtaATTTATCTTTGATTTTTGTATAGCTGTGCTGAAGTAGTTCGTGTCAAAagttgcactgattttatcgcgatactaCTTTacacattgaaaatgaagtaacttaACGCTCTGTAAAttttctgcaaaaagaatttttttttctttaaaacaaaccaattcttcaaacaaaacataggatgggttttcctttccttgcagttttagattcagctcattcaatttctctgttatatgaatcataaagtaatttttttgcaACTATTCGTCCTTCTATAATTCGGTGTGACAAATGtctttttcatttagaaatgtattcaaGCACAAAGTAAAACGTTTCATCACCTTTCCTTTGGAAAGTCATAGGTCGGAATACTGAGGAATACATTTCGTTTaagtggtagagtgcttttgacaagaagCTGTTAATAATCTTGATTACAAAATTCATGGCCTCAATTATTTCGGTCGGAAACGTTTTGGGCACAAAGCACTACTTGGTGCATTAGTCAGTGAAACATAAATatttcttggtttattttgctccgaCGAATTGTTGttgctcttttattttttcttgtcatACATTTGGCTCTATCAGTTGCTatttaaacgattttatttaaatcgatcttattgtcttcaaggtatttttgcatgAGCTCTATCGTCCCCACTAGTAGGCTAAGTCATGAGAGTGGTAGCAAACCTAGGGAAGACACATACCTGACAAATTGGGCAACTTGAGCCGTgtctttatgtcgcaagactcatctatagcaagtgataaggcagaagaaagttgaatatcttccacctgcaaatgtgctacatttgaagacattttagctattctatcttgtactgtttcagcggatagtggcaagtctttgatttttttttttcaagatttctggtttgtttttgaaatcacgaaactGTTCTTCAGAGGCAAGTAAAAAGCAGTCTTTCACATACTCATCATCGGTAAATGGTTtccctttttgtgcaatttctagtggtatACGCAAAGCTTGCAAGGATAGCATTACTTATAGAtcgcttctaactttgagaagataaatTCGCTTACAACtcgtttacttgaaacaacaaactatacgtcacagtcAAAGCACGTGGTTGAGATGCCAATTCTTCTTGCGTCAAATCGAATTAAAatctacatagaaacatccgaccACGGCGTCATTCGAGAGCTTACGACGGACTGACGACAGCGACGACGCGTGTCACGGGgaaggggtgtggtgaaaagcgagtacaagtggctgaaaGATAAAATCGGCGCCTAAGTTtcgttaaacgattcagaactattttaaaagtgtttcgataaaataaataatatttgcgtaaggaactaaagagccgcagattcacatccaaagagccgcatgtggctcgcgagccgcaggttgccgaccccgggtctAGACTTAAGTTTTTCTGGGTACTATttcttactttatttttttctcttgtttgagTTCTGAATCCTAGGTTCTTGATGTTTTGATAGTGTTACACTATCTAAATTGTGGAATACTCTTTTTCCTACATGCTTATTTAAGTACTTTTAACTGGCATGTCAAGTGAATTTATTCACGAATCTCATTGGAACAACTAAATCAAAAATATGCCCTGAATAACTGATCTTTAATCTTGTTTGATGCCCCTCGGGTGAAAGTGAAGGATTGTGTTGATAATCATGTATACTGTGATACTATTTATATGTTTTCATTTCCTTGTCTGAGCTTGCTTTCatcaacagctttttttttttgagtcttcAATGTGTCCCACGACTTTAGTGAGAACTCTTGGGCTGTCTGTTTCAGAAGCCTTCCACTGCCAGCATCAGCTGCAAAATATTCGGCTTGGTACTGGGTTTACATATTCATGGGAAATGCTACACTCATCCTCAATATTCAGAATTTCTTAATATTTTGATACACAGCTTCTAAATACCTATTAGTAACTGTAGCCTGAAACATAGTAATTtatagttacttttttttttttactcagaaTCTTGGTGCTCAAATAACGCAGTCAGGCTCATCTGGTGGCCAGTTTTTTTACAACCCATTTAATATCATGCCGTCACGTCGGCGAAAGCGTGATACCAGTTCAGAAGATTTGCCAACCAAGAAATCACGAACATACCAGTAAGAATTTAATAACGTTTCATTTAGATAATCTCCCCAATTATAAGCTAagttctatatttagattttttaagtAGGTTATCATTcagttaatttatttaaaatttataaaaataaataatttatatttataattgtttgataattattttttttattttgaaacagaCAGAAAAAGGAAGTGGCTACAGAGTTTAATAAGAAGCGTTGTCTAGCCTGGTTTCATGAGTACACAGGTACTGGTACATTCAGTTAAACTTTTGGTAGTGCTTACTAGTGAGGACTTTTGCTATGCAAATATGAAGTACACTATTGGTGGCAACATGCCTGCTGCCCTGGGCACCTtgcagaccttgagatctatagggcagatgatgtaaagatcatggttctgtggcccactgttaaccagggtgtcatgtggccagcacaaggaccaactgcctttacttttccccaagtaaTGCCCGGCACCCATTAGaactgagtggactcagaggcatccgaagatcccaaaaattaaaacttaaaaaatctcaggattcgaaccctggacccggTCCAGAAACCAAGCTCTtgaccgctcagccacagcacctactgacccccccccccttccagtaCTTCACtgcattttaataaataaataaaaaaagatagtaGATGTAGAGAAATTCTTGTTACACTTGCACAACTACACATCTGTATTTACTAAAATGTAATCTGTCATAATGATCAATCAATAGCGACAGTGGTCCatcttctttatgttttctttaaagATAACTTGTAAGATTTATGACAAAAACATTTGAGATTTCAGTTTGAATGGCTGAAATATTTTGACttttcattaaaatgtttatttcattcAGTGAAACTGTGGTGCAAATTTTATCTTTACAAAAGTGTACAATTTTCACTTCTATGTAATGTTGGACATAAGAAATTGTTAGTTTTTCTTGGTTTAATTGATAGTAATACATTTGGGTTTATGTTCTCCAGGAGCTAGTGAGGAGACACTTGGCCCAGAGggaatggagaaattttgtgaAGATATTGGAGTGGAGCCAGAAAATGTAAGTCTTTGCTCTCTTTGTCTTATCTGAACTTAAATGTTGAAGTGTTTTATGGAACTGTATTATataatgttatatatttttgtatttagttGTGTCCTTTTTTGACTTgaacttgtttttatttgtcaaaATTTGATAATTAGCAATTCTTTGTCCTCATACACATTAACTTCAGAATTAATCAAGCACAAAACTAATCTAAGAATAAAAATGCAGAACACTGAAATCAATTAATTTAGACACAAATAACTCCCCAAatccaaatgaaaaaaaaaaaaaaaagaaattttattagaaaattttTGATGCTAGTTCAATATGttatataaacataaatataagtgCATTAGATGAACTTGTAACATAGTGCATTAGATGAACTTGTAACATAGTGCATTAGATGAACTTGTAACATAGTGCATTAGATGAACTTGTTTGTTGACTGACAATGcccaaacaaacaaatgttaacttcttcattttgtttctagATTGTGATGCTAGTCCTGGCTTACAAACTCAATGCTAAAAACATGGGTTTTTTCACTGTTGATGAGTGGATGAAAGGAATGACTGAACTGCAGTAAGTCTTTTCTATGTTTAATTTAAACTAACATCTCGGTGGAAATAAATCTGTTTGAGTATAgcagagttattttttttttgatgtttcATCTGCAGATGTGACACAATTGGAAAGCTTCAGAACAGACTGGACTATCTCAGGGCGCTGTTAAATGATCCtgccctttttaaaaatatttacagattcGCTTTTGACTTTGCACGGGtaggttttattttgtttttattgtgattagtattttttttttttttgttttgttgatgcttatacttgtccagtctctctctttctctttttttatgcTAACATGATGTTTATGTGTagttatttgaaatatttcattCACTTGATAACAAGTATCCAACAACAAACACACTTTGTTTTATTGACTCAGCTTAAGTTGCCAGTTTTCTCTACACTTGACATGAAGCTTGAAAACAAAATCCATTGTAGCAGTTCCCTCCTGTATTGTACACTTACTGGACATATAGTTCTTTGCAATAAATGATTGAAGTATCTCAAATGCCTGTTTTCAcagtttgtttgtattttgctGTTTCTTTGTGCACATTTAGGAAAAAGACCAAAGAAGTCTAGATCTGGACACGGCCAAAGCGATGCTGTCATTGGTCCTGGGCAAAGACTGGCCTCTCTTCTCTTACTTCCACCTGTTCTTAGAGGTAATAAAACACATTTAGTGGttgtatttgtatgtgtgtgtgtgtgtggagggtaCCGCAACTCCAAATGTCGTTACAGCACATGAGCTTTTTTGTTGCCATTCCTGAACTCATAATCTTGAAGATTAACCCCTTCATGATTTAGCCATTTTATTCTTTATATGGCTTTGATTTTGTCTTTTGGTTTTGCTAGTATGCTATTTTCACTCCTCTATTCTCTGTTTTTCTTTCAGGGGAGTAATCTCCCAATCATAgtctttctttcatttatttgaCTATGGATGTTGGGCATACAATTGTGGCCAAATTGATTGAatcattttctttgttatttgGTAAATTCCATTCCATTGATATACAACTTGCAACTtttctgttatttcttttttttttcatgggaaAAAGTTGGAAGTTGGTTGTGTGGGTGGAATTCAGAAAATTCCAAAGCTGGCACTGAAGTGTGACACTACACTAGTAATGGGATTGTACTGGCCGATTCTTTTTCAATGACATTTAGATTGGGTCCGACCTAATCAGATCCAATTTTATCATATTGGATTCGATTCAAACTTATCCAATTCATATATCTAATTcaatgtta contains:
- the LOC106075571 gene encoding DCN1-like protein 4; the protein is MPSRRRKRDTSSEDLPTKKSRTYQQKKEVATEFNKKRCLAWFHEYTGASEETLGPEGMEKFCEDIGVEPENIVMLVLAYKLNAKNMGFFTVDEWMKGMTELQCDTIGKLQNRLDYLRALLNDPALFKNIYRFAFDFAREKDQRSLDLDTAKAMLSLVLGKDWPLFSYFHLFLEHQTKYKVINKDQWCNILEFSRVIQPDLDNYDEDGAWPVMLDEFVEWLKEKSNEGREMRS